The following is a genomic window from Candidatus Zixiibacteriota bacterium.
GAGGCTCTCGGGGAAAACTTCGCAAACCGCGGCCGCCGGTGCGAGGAGCAGATCGAGGTGCTGCGCGCGCTCTGGACGGGGGACGCGATCACCTACTCCGGCCGATGGCACAAGATCACCGACGCCGGCATCAATCCGCCGCCGGTCCAAAAGCCGATTCCGGTCTGGCTCGGCGGGAGCCACGAACGCGTCCTCAGGCGGGTCGGGCGCCTGGGGGATGGCTGGTTCCCGCTGCTCGCCCCCGACGAAACCTGTCGGGCCGCCATCCAACGGGTGCGCTCGTACGCGCGCGAGGCGGGACGAGATCCCGAAAAAATCGGCATCGAAGGGCGCATCTCCGTCGCCGGCCAAATCGAGGAAACCTGGCTTCGACAGCTCCACGCCTGGACAGAGCTCGGAGCGACTCACCTTTCGGTCAACACCATGAAGGCCGGGCTGGCCTCAGCGTCCGAGCACATCCAGGCGATCGCCCGGTGCAAGGCTGTACTGGCCGGCTGAGCTCGCCGGAGCGGGGATCAGCGCCCGCACCTTCTCGAACGGATCGCCGCCGCCATCGACCGCGTCCCGCACCGACGCGATGACCGCGGGCAGGCTCTGCCCGAGAGCGTGATAGACGGATTCGAAGAGCCTGAGATTCTTGAGGTAAAGCATAAAATTGATCAGCACGGCATTGTTGAGCTCCTGGCGGGAAAACCCTCGAAAGCGATGGCCGGGGCGGGCCGCCGTCCGCTCTTGCCAGTCCCGCCGGGCGCGATCGAAGACAGCCTCGCGCGCTCTCAGCTTGTCCTCGTACGGAATCTCCCGCGCGTACAGATCCGTCAGCTCCGTTGCCAGCGCTTCGATGAAGTCCGCGAACTCCAGCTCCTCGGCCCATCTGAGCATCGCTCGCTCGTGCTCCGGGCTGCCTTCGCCGGACCGGGCGCGGAAGAAATCGATCGCTGCGCGCCCGCCGACGAAATTGGCCACGCTTTCGTTGAAGGCGCCCGCGCCCTTGACGTACAGCGTATTGTGAAACAGTTCGTGGAAGACCACGTCCGCGAGCGCGACCTTGTCGTATTTGAGCAGGTGGTCCAGCAACGGATCGTCGAACCACCCGAGCGTGCTGAAGGCAGGCGCGATGCGGACGTGGGTGTCGTAGCCTTCAGCCCTGAGCTCCTCGGCGGCCGCTGCCGCCGCCTCCTTCGAGAAAAATCCCTTGTAAGGCACCCGACCGACGATCAGGAACCACCACGTATAGGGCCGGAGCTCCGTCTTCGGGGCGGCGGTGAGCACATATGAGAGATCGGCGCGGTCGACGTAGGAGTACGAAGCGTAGCTGCCGCCGACGTTCAGCTTGAGAACGTCGCGGGCGTACTCGCGAACGGCAAGCACCAGAGCGAGCTTTTCGCGGCGATCCCCGTCCATCGCCGGGTCTTTGAGGAGATTTGCGATCGGCTCGCGGCGCCACAGGATCTTCCCTTCTTCGTAAGCCGCCCGCATGACGTAGAGCGGCGAGCAGGAGGCGAGCATGGCAGCGACGAGCGCCCCCGCCGACGCCGGCCGCAGCGCCCGCCCCCAGGCGGCGGCGAGGCGGCGCGTCCCACGGCGGTCGGTCCGGCTCTCGGTCGCAACCCGGTTCATACCCGTTCAGGCCGTCACTCGTCCGGCGAGCCTCAGCTCCTCGCG
Proteins encoded in this region:
- a CDS encoding LLM class F420-dependent oxidoreductase, translating into MRYGVVFPQTEIGADPIAIRDFAQAAESLGYDHILAYDHVLGANLTSRPGWNPPYSYRDMFHEPFVLFGYLAGLTKRIELVTGVLILPQRQTALVAKQAAALDVLSGGRLRLGVGIGWNPVEYEALGENFANRGRRCEEQIEVLRALWTGDAITYSGRWHKITDAGINPPPVQKPIPVWLGGSHERVLRRVGRLGDGWFPLLAPDETCRAAIQRVRSYAREAGRDPEKIGIEGRISVAGQIEETWLRQLHAWTELGATHLSVNTMKAGLASASEHIQAIARCKAVLAG
- a CDS encoding aminopeptidase; amino-acid sequence: MNRVATESRTDRRGTRRLAAAWGRALRPASAGALVAAMLASCSPLYVMRAAYEEGKILWRREPIANLLKDPAMDGDRREKLALVLAVREYARDVLKLNVGGSYASYSYVDRADLSYVLTAAPKTELRPYTWWFLIVGRVPYKGFFSKEAAAAAAEELRAEGYDTHVRIAPAFSTLGWFDDPLLDHLLKYDKVALADVVFHELFHNTLYVKGAGAFNESVANFVGGRAAIDFFRARSGEGSPEHERAMLRWAEELEFADFIEALATELTDLYAREIPYEDKLRAREAVFDRARRDWQERTAARPGHRFRGFSRQELNNAVLINFMLYLKNLRLFESVYHALGQSLPAVIASVRDAVDGGGDPFEKVRALIPAPASSAGQYSLAPGDRLDVLGR